From a single Abyssisolibacter fermentans genomic region:
- a CDS encoding extracellular solute-binding protein — protein MRKIGVLVLCIILLLLTISCSNNSNDITTEAGSKDEKQEITILITGYDFLDMEYDCCAIRGYTERFEIETGVRVNFDVINGNKSDDYDKKMNAKLYLEEGPTLIYISGDSSYKNYIEQGIAVNTEGKIPNLIRIYDSLLDDGHYFVPVGMSHYPVQLNRCAFDKLEIDDPKLDWTREEYLKIKEKWLKIEPEYFSQYEYDELFTFMIDDLEILDESNKGVSLNNSRVIQYINDVREEIFSGKYIINKDYTFKNYYNMIFEGGSKESKESKNLFRRYNNENLRKKCWTNGLKSLEISKYINAKDDIFLPNTIYEKNDLLRTYGFIVNKNGKNIDLGMEFLNGLLSDEIQLEMFKSKWGDLYPVNKEIENEIERIEKEINDKIVKEKKEGVKHYVRKDINKKAIALRKYILSQVKTGNYKHCSNSKIINEVKKMIHKDFAKFIFADEPYTEEELGRELQKLENKYNMWLNE, from the coding sequence ATGAGAAAAATTGGAGTTTTAGTCTTATGTATTATATTGTTGTTATTAACTATTAGCTGCTCAAATAATTCAAATGATATTACAACAGAAGCTGGTAGTAAAGATGAAAAGCAAGAGATAACTATTTTAATAACAGGTTATGATTTTTTAGATATGGAGTATGATTGTTGTGCTATACGTGGGTACACAGAAAGATTTGAAATAGAAACTGGGGTAAGAGTGAATTTTGATGTAATTAATGGAAATAAGTCTGATGATTATGATAAGAAAATGAATGCAAAATTATATTTAGAAGAAGGACCAACTTTAATATATATATCAGGCGATAGCTCATACAAAAATTATATAGAACAGGGGATTGCAGTAAATACTGAAGGAAAGATTCCAAATCTTATTAGAATATATGATAGTTTATTAGATGATGGACATTATTTTGTTCCAGTAGGTATGAGTCATTATCCAGTTCAACTTAATAGATGTGCATTTGACAAATTAGAAATAGATGACCCTAAACTTGACTGGACTAGAGAAGAATATTTAAAAATTAAAGAAAAATGGTTAAAAATTGAACCGGAATATTTCAGTCAATATGAATATGATGAACTTTTTACATTTATGATTGATGATTTAGAGATTTTAGATGAATCAAACAAGGGAGTAAGTCTAAATAATTCAAGAGTTATTCAATATATAAATGATGTAAGAGAAGAGATATTTTCAGGTAAATATATTATAAATAAAGATTATACCTTTAAAAATTATTATAATATGATTTTTGAAGGAGGTTCAAAAGAAAGTAAAGAATCAAAGAACTTATTTCGTAGATATAACAATGAAAATCTGAGAAAAAAATGTTGGACCAATGGTTTAAAATCCTTAGAAATATCTAAGTATATTAATGCGAAGGATGATATTTTTTTACCTAATACTATATATGAGAAAAATGACTTACTTCGTACATATGGATTTATTGTAAATAAAAATGGGAAAAACATTGATTTGGGTATGGAGTTTCTAAATGGATTACTTAGCGATGAGATTCAATTAGAAATGTTTAAATCAAAATGGGGAGATTTATATCCAGTAAATAAGGAAATAGAGAATGAAATTGAAAGAATAGAGAAAGAAATAAATGATAAAATTGTAAAAGAAAAAAAAGAAGGTGTTAAACATTATGTAAGAAAAGATATTAATAAAAAAGCGATAGCATTAAGAAAATACATTCTAAGTCAAGTAAAAACTGGAAATTATAAGCATTGCTCTAATAGTAAGATAATTAATGAAGTAAAAAAAATGATACACAAAGACTTTGCAAAATTTATATTTGCAGATGAACCTTATACAGAAGAAGAATTAGGTAGAGAATTACAGAAGCTAGAGAATAAATATAATATGTGGTTGAATGAATAG
- a CDS encoding extracellular solute-binding protein: MKKKLILFLCIIIGLLTMGCSNNSKDIKTNADDNEITILIKDNDLSKMEMEYRKIYGYTDRFELETGVKVKFDIISGCNEEDYENKINTKLYLNEGPTLIFVSDDSEYQKYIERGIALDTQGKIPNISKIYDSLLTDGHYFIPVSMIHYPVVLNRRVIDKLKIDEPKINWTRKDYLRIRDKWLNLEPEYFCEYDYNELIISMINDLDILDESNKKVDLNNSKVINYINNRRDEIFSGKYIINKYYTYNDFYNMIFEHESLQYKDAIGLKLKNADKSIKKLWVFTNGLSSLLVSKEIITGDVFLPNIIRGDDNLLKICGFIVNRNGKNVELGMEFINGLLSDKIQLEMFKSNRSYPVNKDIEEEIDKIEKEINEKAAKEKKEGIKHYVRKDVNEKAIALRKYIISQVKSGNYKRCNNNKTAIKIKNMIYKDFAKFIFADEAYTDDELSRELQKLENEYNMWLNE; this comes from the coding sequence ATGAAAAAAAAGTTAATTTTATTCTTATGTATTATAATAGGATTGTTAACTATGGGTTGTTCAAATAATTCAAAAGATATTAAAACAAATGCTGATGATAATGAAATAACTATTTTAATAAAAGATAATGATTTGTCAAAAATGGAAATGGAATATCGTAAAATATATGGTTATACAGATAGATTTGAATTAGAAACAGGGGTAAAAGTTAAATTTGATATAATTAGTGGATGTAATGAAGAAGATTATGAAAATAAAATTAATACAAAATTGTACCTAAACGAAGGTCCGACTTTAATATTTGTTTCGGATGACAGTGAATATCAAAAATATATTGAGCGGGGGATTGCTCTAGATACACAAGGAAAGATACCAAATATTTCAAAAATATATGATAGTTTACTTACTGATGGACATTATTTTATACCAGTAAGCATGATACATTATCCAGTTGTACTTAATAGACGAGTAATTGATAAATTAAAAATTGATGAACCAAAAATTAACTGGACAAGAAAAGACTATCTAAGGATAAGGGACAAATGGTTAAATTTAGAACCAGAATATTTTTGCGAGTATGATTATAATGAGCTTATAATATCAATGATTAATGATTTAGATATATTAGATGAATCAAACAAAAAAGTAGATTTAAACAATTCAAAAGTTATTAATTATATAAACAATAGAAGAGATGAAATATTTTCAGGTAAATATATTATAAACAAATACTATACTTATAATGACTTTTACAATATGATCTTTGAACATGAATCATTACAGTATAAAGATGCAATTGGTTTAAAATTAAAGAATGCAGATAAATCCATCAAAAAATTATGGGTTTTTACAAATGGTTTAAGTTCATTGTTGGTGTCTAAAGAGATTATAACTGGTGATGTTTTTTTACCTAATATCATAAGAGGAGATGATAATCTTCTTAAAATATGTGGATTTATAGTAAATAGAAACGGCAAAAATGTTGAGTTAGGCATGGAATTCATAAATGGATTGCTTAGCGATAAAATTCAATTAGAAATGTTTAAATCTAATAGATCATATCCGGTAAATAAAGATATAGAGGAAGAAATTGATAAAATAGAGAAAGAAATAAACGAAAAAGCTGCAAAAGAAAAAAAAGAGGGCATTAAACATTATGTGAGAAAAGATGTTAATGAAAAAGCTATAGCTTTAAGAAAATATATTATAAGTCAAGTAAAATCTGGAAATTATAAGCGTTGTAATAATAACAAAACAGCTATAAAAATAAAAAATATGATATATAAAGATTTTGCAAAATTTATATTTGCAGATGAAGCCTATACAGATGATGAGCTAAGCAGAGAATTACAGAAACTAGAGAATGAATATAATATGTGGCTGAATGAATAG
- a CDS encoding ABC transporter substrate-binding protein, producing MMKKKVVLISCIILGLLTMGCSNDIKTNSDQKEITILVKDYERSHMGIGDTIKIYIERFERENGVKVNFDVINGNNDDDYDKKINTKLYLKEGPTLIFISLYGTYQNYIKQEIAVKNEGEIPNITKVYDSLLDEGYGFVPVGMIHWAVALNRPTFDKLEIDAPKLNWTREDYINIKEKWLKIEPQYLHNWIYQEYLALLDDLDIFDESKKKVNLCNDKVIQYINYVREEIFSGKYIMNKDYTYENYFNMLFNEKSVEHIESRDLELKKENVLRKYWYVQRGLKSIETSEYININDDIVLPRIMDGEDALLYTCGFIVNRNGKNIELGRKFLNGLLSDEIQLEMYQKKFDLYPVNKDIESEIEKIEKEKNINEKAVNLRKYILQQIKTGNYKRNSNSKKIQEVKDMISKDLAKFIFADKAYTDEELGRELQKMENKYNMWLNE from the coding sequence ATGATGAAAAAAAAGGTAGTTTTAATCTCATGCATAATATTAGGGTTGTTAACTATGGGTTGTTCAAATGATATTAAAACAAATTCTGACCAGAAAGAGATAACTATTTTAGTAAAAGATTATGAGCGTTCTCATATGGGTATAGGTGATACTATAAAAATTTATATAGAAAGATTTGAAAGAGAAAATGGTGTTAAAGTGAACTTTGATGTGATTAATGGGAATAATGATGATGATTATGATAAAAAAATTAATACAAAATTATATCTAAAAGAAGGACCAACTTTAATATTTATTTCGTTATATGGTACATATCAAAATTATATAAAACAAGAGATTGCAGTAAAAAATGAAGGTGAGATTCCAAATATTACAAAAGTATATGATAGTTTACTAGATGAGGGGTATGGTTTTGTTCCAGTAGGTATGATTCATTGGGCAGTTGCACTTAATAGACCTACATTTGACAAATTAGAAATAGATGCTCCTAAACTTAATTGGACTAGAGAAGATTATATCAATATTAAAGAAAAATGGCTAAAAATTGAACCTCAATATTTACATAATTGGATATATCAAGAATATCTTGCATTGTTAGATGATTTAGATATATTTGATGAGTCCAAAAAGAAGGTGAATCTTTGTAATGATAAAGTTATTCAATATATTAATTATGTAAGAGAAGAAATATTTTCAGGTAAATATATCATGAATAAAGATTATACTTATGAAAACTATTTTAATATGTTGTTTAATGAAAAGTCAGTAGAACATATAGAATCAAGAGACTTAGAATTGAAAAAAGAAAATGTTTTAAGGAAGTACTGGTATGTGCAGAGGGGTTTAAAATCTATAGAAACATCTGAATATATTAATATAAATGATGATATTGTTTTACCTCGTATCATGGATGGAGAGGATGCATTACTTTATACGTGTGGATTTATTGTAAATAGAAATGGAAAAAATATTGAGTTAGGAAGGAAGTTTTTAAATGGATTGCTCAGTGATGAGATACAATTAGAAATGTATCAAAAAAAATTCGATTTATATCCAGTAAATAAGGATATAGAAAGTGAAATTGAGAAAATAGAGAAAGAAAAAAACATTAATGAAAAAGCTGTAAATCTAAGAAAATATATTTTACAGCAAATAAAAACAGGTAACTATAAACGTAATTCTAATAGCAAGAAAATTCAGGAAGTAAAAGATATGATATCCAAAGATCTTGCAAAATTTATATTTGCAGATAAAGCCTATACAGATGAAGAGTTAGGTAGAGAATTACAGAAGATGGAGAATAAGTATAATATGTGGCTAAATGAATAG